The following are encoded together in the Streptomyces tsukubensis genome:
- a CDS encoding response regulator transcription factor, producing the protein MTTTSPQGRSELLRPDGRPVRVLVVDDEMSITELLSMALRYEGWEIRSTGDGAGAVSAARDFRPDAVVLDMMLPDMDGLAVLSRLRREQPDVPVLFLTAKDAVEDRIAGLTAGGDDYVTKPFSLEEVVARLRGLIRRSGAGADKRSDSSSLVVGDLTLDEDSHDVTRGGQNIHLTATEFELLRFLMRNPRRVLSKAQILDRVWSYDFGGQANVVELYISYLRRKIDRGREPMIHTRRGAGYLIKPAAVPVAASA; encoded by the coding sequence ATGACCACGACCTCGCCCCAGGGGCGTTCCGAACTGCTGAGGCCGGACGGGCGTCCCGTCCGGGTGCTCGTCGTGGACGACGAGATGTCGATCACCGAGCTGCTGTCCATGGCGCTGCGCTACGAAGGCTGGGAGATCCGGTCCACGGGCGACGGCGCCGGCGCGGTCTCGGCCGCGCGGGACTTCAGGCCCGACGCCGTCGTTCTGGACATGATGCTGCCCGATATGGACGGCCTCGCGGTGCTGAGCAGGCTCCGGCGTGAACAGCCCGACGTGCCCGTACTGTTTCTGACCGCCAAGGACGCAGTCGAGGACCGTATAGCCGGTCTCACCGCCGGGGGCGACGACTATGTGACCAAGCCGTTCAGCCTGGAGGAGGTCGTCGCCCGGCTGCGCGGTCTCATCCGCCGCTCGGGCGCCGGCGCCGACAAGCGCTCCGACTCCTCCTCCCTCGTCGTCGGTGACCTCACGCTCGACGAGGACAGCCACGACGTGACGCGCGGCGGACAGAACATCCACCTCACGGCCACCGAGTTCGAGCTGCTGCGGTTCCTGATGCGTAACCCCCGCAGGGTCCTCAGCAAGGCGCAGATACTCGACCGGGTGTGGAGCTACGACTTCGGCGGCCAGGCCAACGTCGTTGAGCTGTACATCTCGTATCTGCGGCGGAAGATCGACCGGGGGCGGGAGCCGATGATCCACACCCGGCGCGGCGCCGGATATCTGATCAAGCCGGCGGCCGTACCCGTGGCCGCGAGCGCGTGA
- a CDS encoding sensor histidine kinase, giving the protein MSAVVLIAVVCAVIGTVTTIALRSHLYQQLDDRLGDVAKRASGPPRAGQEHPMPGGLRNGSTDPLLFITMGPQDLGTVGAVVDDSGSVSRAVVSEEAESGQRAEARNLDAEARATLGDVARDGRPHSADIPGLGAYRVQYTEGTNGTFLVGTPAASAENTVSTLIVVEVCLTGAGLLAASFAGAAIVSVALRPLRRVAATATRVSELPLHTGEVALHERVPEAEADPATEVGQMGAALNRMLDHVHSALSARQESETRVRRFVADASHELRTPLASILGYAELTRRGRETTGPDTRHALGRIESEAGRMTGLVEDLLLLARLDSGQALSYDASRPTDLSPLVVDAVSDARAAGPGHVWRLALPDEPAVVRADPARLHQVLTNLLANARTHTPPGTTVTARVVPRGADLCVEVVDDGPGIPAALLPHVFERFARGDVSRARAATSRGTDAPSKAATSPSDGGSRGQGAGATPSTGSTGLGLAIVRAVVAAHGGTVTVESVPGHTVFRVLLPAVPVAELDAWGAGVA; this is encoded by the coding sequence GTGTCGGCCGTCGTACTGATCGCCGTCGTCTGCGCGGTGATCGGCACCGTCACGACGATCGCGCTCCGTTCGCACCTCTACCAACAACTGGACGACCGCCTCGGTGACGTGGCCAAACGGGCCTCGGGCCCCCCGCGCGCGGGCCAGGAACACCCGATGCCCGGCGGGCTGCGGAACGGCTCGACCGACCCGTTGCTCTTCATCACGATGGGCCCCCAGGACCTCGGTACCGTCGGCGCGGTCGTCGACGACAGCGGGTCCGTCAGCCGGGCCGTCGTGAGCGAGGAGGCGGAGAGCGGGCAGCGGGCCGAGGCCAGGAACCTCGACGCCGAGGCACGCGCGACGCTCGGCGACGTCGCCCGCGACGGGCGACCGCACAGCGCGGACATCCCCGGCCTCGGCGCGTACCGCGTCCAGTACACCGAGGGAACCAACGGCACCTTCCTCGTCGGCACCCCGGCCGCGAGCGCCGAGAACACCGTCAGCACCCTGATCGTGGTCGAGGTGTGCCTGACGGGGGCGGGACTGCTCGCCGCCTCGTTCGCGGGTGCCGCCATCGTCTCCGTGGCCCTGCGCCCGCTGCGCCGCGTCGCCGCCACCGCCACCCGCGTCTCCGAACTGCCCCTTCACACGGGGGAAGTGGCGTTGCACGAGCGGGTTCCCGAGGCGGAGGCCGACCCCGCGACCGAGGTCGGCCAGATGGGCGCGGCCCTCAACCGGATGCTCGACCACGTGCATTCCGCGCTCAGCGCCCGCCAGGAGAGCGAGACGCGGGTACGGCGGTTCGTCGCCGACGCCAGCCACGAGCTGCGCACCCCCCTCGCCTCGATCCTCGGATACGCCGAACTGACCCGCAGGGGGCGCGAGACCACGGGCCCCGACACCCGGCACGCACTCGGCCGGATCGAGTCCGAGGCCGGCCGGATGACGGGACTCGTCGAGGACCTGCTGCTGCTCGCACGGCTCGACTCCGGGCAGGCGCTGTCGTACGACGCGTCCCGGCCCACCGACCTGTCGCCGCTCGTGGTGGACGCGGTGAGCGACGCCCGCGCCGCGGGCCCCGGCCATGTGTGGCGGCTCGCGCTGCCCGACGAACCCGCCGTGGTGCGCGCCGATCCCGCACGCCTGCACCAGGTCCTCACCAATCTGCTGGCCAACGCCCGTACGCACACGCCCCCTGGCACCACGGTGACGGCCAGAGTCGTACCGCGTGGCGCGGACCTGTGCGTCGAAGTGGTGGACGACGGGCCGGGCATTCCGGCGGCGCTGTTGCCGCATGTCTTCGAGCGGTTCGCCCGCGGGGATGTCTCGCGGGCTCGGGCGGCCACCTCCCGCGGCACTGACGCTCCCTCGAAAGCGGCCACGTCCCCGTCCGACGGGGGCTCGCGGGGCCAGGGGGCCGGAGCGACGCCCTCCACCGGTTCCACCGGTCTCGGCCTCGCCATCGTGCGGGCTGTCGTCGCCGCCCACGGCGGCACCGTGACGGTCGAGAGCGTCCCCGGTCACACGGTGTTCCGGGTCCTGCTGCCCGCCGTACCCGTGGCGGAACTGGACGCCTGGGGCGCAGGGGTGGCGTGA